A stretch of DNA from Methanolinea mesophila:
CCACACCACATCGGGAAGGAAAACAATACCTGGCAGGGGCACTCTCCCGGAGAGACGACGGCAGGGAAGCTGGAGTCTCCGAAACGGTCGGGTACATCCTCATCTTCGGGATAATGATGGCAGGCATAGCCTTGGTTACACTTTACGGCTATCCTCTCCTGTTAAACCAGCAGGCGAACTCAAACATCCAGAATATGGAGCGGAACATGATCTCCCTCCAGACGGACGTGAACTCCCTCACCTACAAGAACGTCCCCTACAAGGAATCGACCGTCCAGGTCTCGGGCGGCACGCTCTCCGTTTCGATCCCGGATTCCAACACCCCGTTCTTCAGGATCGTCCCGGAAAACGGAGCACCGGTGGCGTTCCAGCCGGGGAACATCCACTACCTCGATGACTCCCAGGGGGCCTATGTCGAGCTCCTGAACGGGGCGGTGGTCCAGCGATATAATGGGCAGGTGGGATCGGTGATGATCTCCGACCCGCGATGGTACTATGATCCCGGTCAGAACATCCTGGTTGTCACATGGATCGGGATCACTGCCGATGCCGCGTACTCTGTCACCGGGATCAGCACCGTCCAGATGGCGATCACCGACCCTCCCCTGGAGTATACTTTCGACAATCCGGGGACGGTCGATATCTCCTACGGGCAGGACCCGGCCTACCACAACAGCGATGACATCTACCGGGAAGCGTGGAGCAATTACCTCACCGGGGGCAAGTTCGGAATGACGAAAACGCCCAATGTATTCTGGGACAATTACACGTTCAGCCCGGCGACCCCGCTTTCACAAATGGTGGTGAAAATCTATACCGTGAAGATACTGAACCTGTAACCGTCACAATGGGAGACCTGTCCTCACACACCTATTGCCGCCAGGGTCCCCGGTCCGTTCGTGAACACCCAGTAGCCCTTACCGGGAGAGAGCGAATTCAGATCGCTGTGACTCCCGCTCCCCCCGTTAATGATCGACGGCTCGTAATACTGGTATTCGGCATCAAAGCCCAGGACTATGGACCAGATAGTACTGATCGAGGAGAGCGAATCCTTCGCGGATGCGGGAGTCGTATCGGAGAACCCGATACTGTTCCATCCCTTGTACATGGGTTTCGTCGGGGGAGTCTGCACGGGATCGTTCTTGAATTTCAGGTTTATCTGTGTGTGTTGTGCCGAATAGACCCATATCCCTTCGAGCGGCCGGACCTGGTCGTCCGCCCCGAGTGCTGCCCATGACTGCGACGGGGTATCGTACCGGTAGATCGAATGCGCCTGGGTATTTACCTGCGAGAACACCACCTTTGCGGTATCATACCCGGATTTCAGGGTTTTCGGGGTTGAGATAAAGTTCCAGCCGGGATGGAGGTCAAGGGTTATTTCGGCAGGCCCGGCTGTGGGCGTTGGGGTGACCGTGGTCGTGATGGTGGCCGTCACCGTAGGACTCTGGGTCGGCGTCGGGCTGGTCAGCGACGGCGAAAACGTCAGGTCCAGCTGCTGGCTGCTTCCGGGATTGAACCGGACCTTCTCTCTCGCTTCCTTTCCGTTCATCCAGAACGAGATCTCCGGGTATCCCGCAGCGATCTCGGCCTGGGTGAGCACGATCTTCAGCCGTTGATCGAAGGCCCCCGATCCTCCGTATCTCCCGGCGGATACGAGTGAAATCCTTGCTTTCTCATCGTTTCCGATTTTTGCCAGGATTATGGATCCCTCAGGGGCAGCAGCACCGCCATCGGTTACCTGTCCCCACAGCTCCATCGGTGGGACCTCGTTAGGGTTTGCGGTCGTGGAAATGGTGGTCGGGGTAATGGTCGTGGTGGTCGGCTGCGTGGTCTGGGTCAGGGTGGGGGTGGGGGTTGTGAGAGTGGGGGTGGGGGTTGTGAGAGTGGGGGTGGGGGTTGTGAGAGTGGGGGTGGGAGTGGGAGTATAAACAATTGAGAGCATGGTTGCGGCATTCGCAAGTCCATGCCCAAACACCGGATCATTTCCGGGTACACCGAGATCGGTGGCCGATGAAAGAAGCGCCGACCTGATCTCATTCGCAGGAATCGATGGATTCGCACTCCAGATCAGGGCTGAAATTCCCGCAACGTGAGGTGCCGATGCACTTGTTCCCCTGAAGGGATTTGAGAACCCGCCTGCCCCGGTGACTCTTACGTTATCGATTCCACAGATATCGGGTTTTATCCGGGTTTCCCTATTGGGGTACATAATGGTGACCGGTCCTTGTGAGGAGAACGGTTCAATATCGTTATTCCCCGGATCCTGACTGTCGATCGCCCCCACAGCGATAACCTCATTCACCGCTGCATGTTCAAAAATTGAATCGGAAGGAATCATATTGAAAGGGTTAACATACGCCGATCCGGAAGTCATGACAAACACTTCAAGATATTTATCTTGTGAAACCCCAGTTTTTTCTACAACAATTGTACAATAATGAGTCTGACTCGGGTCGATATTTTGTATAATGCAGATCTCCAGAGGATTATCGTTCCCGTTTTGATATTCGGTGGAGGCTGCTGCCAGATTACCGTATTCATCAAAAATACCTAAATCATAGTCATTACCAGATTGCCCCCATTTGTCGGACCATTGCAGCACAACCGTCGCCACTCCTCCTGGTCCGAGCGCGAAATACAGGTCTTTATTCTCGAGTTCTCTTCCACTGCTGAAATCATGAAAATGATTTCCTTGATCGTAAAAATAGCCCTGATAGTGATTTCCCGCGAGATTTCCTGCAGAAGTGACATAGACAATGTCATTAGAACTGAGGATATTTTTCACATTTGTGGCTACCGCTCCGTCCTCAAATGACGGCTGGTCCGGCAATGTAAGATCATCACAAATAATATCGCACCCTGCATCCCTCAAGGCATTCACTGCATTGTTGAAACCTGTGGAGCTCCCACCGCCGTCGTGGAAATAGAGCTCTGCTCCGGGTGCGAGATCGTGGATAATCTCAAGCATTGCGATTCCTTCATCGGTATGAGCGAACGGGTTAGAATTCCTCAAGACATGTACAT
This window harbors:
- a CDS encoding DUF7289 family protein, with translation MKSTPHREGKQYLAGALSRRDDGREAGVSETVGYILIFGIMMAGIALVTLYGYPLLLNQQANSNIQNMERNMISLQTDVNSLTYKNVPYKESTVQVSGGTLSVSIPDSNTPFFRIVPENGAPVAFQPGNIHYLDDSQGAYVELLNGAVVQRYNGQVGSVMISDPRWYYDPGQNILVVTWIGITADAAYSVTGISTVQMAITDPPLEYTFDNPGTVDISYGQDPAYHNSDDIYREAWSNYLTGGKFGMTKTPNVFWDNYTFSPATPLSQMVVKIYTVKILNL
- a CDS encoding S8 family peptidase; the protein is MDNLSCDKDLVLVEVQFDPSFPKTLSQTDLFAIVDQDFTSGIVIAYVPLENIESLAKQDVIAFIKFVVPSIPHVGSVTSEGDGIHHVSDVRLNTPFRGTGIKVGVISDSVDHLANAQATGDLPSNVHVLRNSNPFAHTDEGIAMLEIIHDLAPGAELYFHDGGGSSTGFNNAVNALRDAGCDIICDDLTLPDQPSFEDGAVATNVKNILSSNDIVYVTSAGNLAGNHYQGYFYDQGNHFHDFSSGRELENKDLYFALGPGGVATVVLQWSDKWGQSGNDYDLGIFDEYGNLAAASTEYQNGNDNPLEICIIQNIDPSQTHYCTIVVEKTGVSQDKYLEVFVMTSGSAYVNPFNMIPSDSIFEHAAVNEVIAVGAIDSQDPGNNDIEPFSSQGPVTIMYPNRETRIKPDICGIDNVRVTGAGGFSNPFRGTSASAPHVAGISALIWSANPSIPANEIRSALLSSATDLGVPGNDPVFGHGLANAATMLSIVYTPTPTPTLTTPTPTLTTPTPTLTTPTPTLTQTTQPTTTTITPTTISTTANPNEVPPMELWGQVTDGGAAAPEGSIILAKIGNDEKARISLVSAGRYGGSGAFDQRLKIVLTQAEIAAGYPEISFWMNGKEAREKVRFNPGSSQQLDLTFSPSLTSPTPTQSPTVTATITTTVTPTPTAGPAEITLDLHPGWNFISTPKTLKSGYDTAKVVFSQVNTQAHSIYRYDTPSQSWAALGADDQVRPLEGIWVYSAQHTQINLKFKNDPVQTPPTKPMYKGWNSIGFSDTTPASAKDSLSSISTIWSIVLGFDAEYQYYEPSIINGGSGSHSDLNSLSPGKGYWVFTNGPGTLAAIGV